In Methylomagnum ishizawai, one DNA window encodes the following:
- the pilW gene encoding type IV pilus biogenesis/stability protein PilW — translation MNVHRSTAWVFASLLGACSSSPETIQTLPQPAPVKYSPQEASKIYVEKGVKYMEAGSYEIALQDMKRAIDLDDDNSEAYNSIGVLYERIDDYPNADASFKKALSLKPDNYGARNNYGRFLCNHGKAQDAFEQFNQIIGNKLYDQPWVVLTNAGICARKTGKKTEAEGYLRQALDAAPNFPPSLLEMAKLSRENRQLMSARAFLERYFAAAGPNPEALKLGIEIETALGNEEAAQEYATTLRQRFPGGK, via the coding sequence ATGAACGTCCACCGCTCGACCGCCTGGGTTTTCGCAAGCTTGCTCGGAGCCTGTTCGTCGAGTCCAGAAACCATCCAAACCTTGCCGCAACCCGCGCCCGTCAAATACAGCCCGCAAGAGGCTTCCAAGATTTATGTCGAAAAAGGCGTGAAATACATGGAAGCGGGCAGCTACGAAATCGCCTTGCAGGATATGAAGCGGGCCATCGACTTGGACGACGACAACAGCGAGGCGTATAACTCCATCGGCGTACTCTACGAACGCATCGACGACTATCCCAACGCCGACGCCAGTTTCAAGAAGGCGCTGTCGCTCAAGCCCGATAATTACGGGGCTCGCAACAATTACGGGCGCTTCCTGTGCAACCACGGCAAGGCCCAGGACGCTTTCGAGCAATTCAACCAGATCATCGGCAACAAGCTGTACGACCAGCCCTGGGTGGTCCTGACCAATGCCGGCATCTGCGCCCGCAAAACGGGCAAGAAAACCGAGGCCGAAGGCTATTTGCGGCAGGCTTTGGACGCCGCACCCAATTTCCCGCCCAGCTTGCTGGAAATGGCGAAACTGAGCCGCGAGAACCGCCAGCTCATGTCGGCGCGGGCCTTCCTAGAACGCTATTTCGCCGCCGCCGGCCCCAATCCCGAAGCGCTCAAGCTCGGCATCGAAATCGAAACCGCGCTGGGCAACGAGGAAGCCGCCCAGGAAT